In Pseudomonas sp. ADAK2, the genomic window AGCCCGAGCCAGGCGTTGGGACAGCAGCGCTCGAGCGTACGCACCCGCGCGCCGGATGGCCAAGACCACCAACAGATTCGGCGAGTACTGGAGACGCTTGGCGAACAGCAACACGAGCGGGTGGCCGCGATTGTTCTGTTGGCCCGAACAACCGGCATGCGCCTGCGCGAAGCGATCCTGGCTGACCTGCCACGCTTGCAACGTGAAGCCGAACGACTCGGTCGCATCAACATTCAGGACGGCACCAAAGGCGGTCGTTCAGGGGCTTTAGCACCACGATGGATCGCTACTAACGAGGAGGTGAAGGCAGCGCTGCAGTTGGCTCGTCAGGCGTCGCTGACCGGCAGCCGCAACTTGCTGGCCCGAGACGAAAGCTACGCCGCGTTCTTGCAACGGACCGTGCTCCCCGCCCGCGAAACGCTGCATGAACACGGGCTGAAGGGTTTTCATGAACTGCGCGCGGCCTACGCCTGCGAGCGTTACGAACAGCTCACGGGCCACGCCGCACCGGTGAATGGTGGCCATTGCTATCGCATTGATCGCGACCTTGATCAACAGGCGCGCCAACAAATCAGCCTTGAGCTCGGGCATAACCGGATCGATGTCGTTTCGGCCTATATTGGAGGTCGAGCGTGACCAAACCCTTCGATATGGCGCTGTTCCTGAGCGGCGTACTGACTGGATCGAAGGTCACGAAGCAACGTCACCTACGGCAAGCTCGAGTCATGCAAGCGGCCATTCAAGAGCGCTGGCAACGTGATAATCCTTGGACTTGGCAACTCAAGCATGTGCGCTGGTTTCTCACCCAGTATCTGAAAGACCATTCCGACGCCACCCGGTATTACTACCTACTCACGGTTTCATTGGTCTGGAAGCGATTAGGGAAGGACCAAGACTTGCTGATCGCCACTGCCGTGTGTCGCAACACCGCTTATTGGCGGGATGACGTGAGGGAGAGATTGGTATTTCTCTGACCCCCTGCAACCGAGACTGCTCAGTGCCGAGCGTGGATTGGGATACAATCCCCGGCATTTATTACCATCAGGATCGGCCTCCGCTCCCTGAGTGCCCACTAGAGATTCCGCAATGCCCCTCACGCTGCAACAACTGGAACGTCATCTGTTCAAGGCTGCCGATATTCTGCGCGGAAAGATGGATGCCTCGGAGTTTAAGGAATACATTTTTGGCATGCTGTTCCTCAAGCGCTGCTCCGACGTATTCGAGGAGCGCTATGAGCAGGTCGTTGCCGATGAAATAAACGCCGGCAAGAGCAAGGCCGAGGCCTTTGTCACGGCGGAAAATCCGCGCTGGTACAAGCGCGATGGCAATTTTTGGGTGCCCAGCCATTCACGCTTCCACTATTTGCTCAACGAAGCGCACATCAATGTCGGCAACTTGCTTAACAAGGCGCTGAGCGGCATTGAGGAAAATAACGTATCCCTGGAGGGGGTGCTGGAGCACATTGACTTCACTCGCAAGGTCGGCCAGAGCAAGATTCCCGATCAGAAGCTGCGCCAACTCATCACCCACTTCGGTGAAGTGCGCCTGCGTAACAGCGATTTCGAATTCCCCGACCTGCTCGGTGCAGCCTACGAGTACCTGATCGCGGAATTCGCTGACTCAGCCGGCAAGAAAGGTGGCGAGTTCTATACTCCGCGCTCGGTAGTGCGGCTAATGGTGCACTTGCTCAAGCCGACTCTGGCACACGATGTGTACGACCCCTGCTGCGGCTCCGGCGGCATGTTGATTGCTGCCAAGGAATATATCGACGAGCACGGCGAGGACGGCCGAAAGGCCAACCTGTTTGGCCAGGAATTC contains:
- a CDS encoding integrase domain-containing protein, which codes for MALVGRRDGRNFGYGRQLSYAGPKALKDLFANGHFATVKAHSDRWQAFVRWCRSEDGPSYNDARQIDRQTLQDYAAYLRQQIQQGELAIATAQNRLSSVNRTLAALRGDQDVRIASPSQALGQQRSSVRTRAPDGQDHQQIRRVLETLGEQQHERVAAIVLLARTTGMRLREAILADLPRLQREAERLGRINIQDGTKGGRSGALAPRWIATNEEVKAALQLARQASLTGSRNLLARDESYAAFLQRTVLPARETLHEHGLKGFHELRAAYACERYEQLTGHAAPVNGGHCYRIDRDLDQQARQQISLELGHNRIDVVSAYIGGRA